The stretch of DNA CGATGCCGAATGGGAAAAGGTAGTTGCCGAGTGGGAGCTCTTCCTCGACGAAGAGGGAGACGACGACTGCGAAGATGACGACGAAGAGGGTCACTCCCATGAAGGTTGCGCCTGCGGCGGCGAGCCCACTAAGAAGTAAAAAAACTCGTAGCGAGAAATCGGGTAGGATATTCCTCACCCGATTTTTTTTGCGTTCTGGTATAATAAATCTTAAGCTTGAGAGGAGGCGTCAGTAGGGGATGAATAGCGAGCGCTTAATGAATTTTGTCCAAACACTAAGGGGTCGCCTAAACAGAGACCTCCCCTTGCGGCAGGCCGTCTATGCCGGCCTGCTCTGTATCGCCCTTGCGACTACCGCCGTCTATGTCGCGCATCTTTACCTGCCCGTGGGTAGCGGCGAAAGTGTGATCATCACCATTCCGCCAGGCAGTACCGTGGCCGCCATCGGTGAGCAACTAGAGGCGCGGGGCATTGTACGCAGTGGGGGCGCTTTTACGCTCTTAGCGCGGGTAAAGGGCCTCGCCTCACAGCTCAAGGCAGGCACTTACGACCTTTCTCCGCACGCGACTTTGGGGGCAGTGTTGGATAAAATAGTCTTGGGGGATGTCATAGATTTAAGTGTCCGCGTTACCATACCCGAGGGGCTGACTTTGCCTAGCATGGGCCTTCTCTTTGAGCAGAGGGGACTTTTTTCGCAGGCAGATTTTTTGGCGGCGGCACAAGCCATAAACCTGCCCTACGAGTATCTTGAGTCTGTGCCACTAGCGGTGCACAATCGCCTGGAGGGCTACCTGTTCCCCGACACTTACTATTTTCCGGTGGCCGTGCGACCAGAGCAGGTCATTAGCACTATGGCGGCCCGCTTTAATGAATTAGTACCCCCACTCTACGCTGCCTCACCCCTCCGCGCGCGCTTTACGCTGCACCAAGTTATAACCATGGCCTCTATCGTCGAAAAAGAAGCTGTTGTGCCCGACGAAAGGCCAGTTATCGCCGGCGTCTTCTACAACCGCCTGCAGAGGAACATGCGGCTTGAATCATGCGCCACCATTCAGTTTCTTCTCGGCACCCCGCGCACCCTGCTCTATGCCGATTTAGAGATTGTCTCGCCGTACAATACCTATCGTAACCTCGGTCTGCCACCCGGCCCTATCGCGAACCCGGGCCTTGCCGCTATCAGGGCTGCGCTAGAGCCAGCCCCTACTGCCTACCTGTTCTTTGTGGCCCGACGCGATGGTACACACATTTTTAGCCCTACCTACGAACAACACCAAGCCGCCATAAGGCAAGCACGTCGCTAGAGGGA from Bacillota bacterium encodes:
- the mltG gene encoding endolytic transglycosylase MltG, which produces MNSERLMNFVQTLRGRLNRDLPLRQAVYAGLLCIALATTAVYVAHLYLPVGSGESVIITIPPGSTVAAIGEQLEARGIVRSGGAFTLLARVKGLASQLKAGTYDLSPHATLGAVLDKIVLGDVIDLSVRVTIPEGLTLPSMGLLFEQRGLFSQADFLAAAQAINLPYEYLESVPLAVHNRLEGYLFPDTYYFPVAVRPEQVISTMAARFNELVPPLYAASPLRARFTLHQVITMASIVEKEAVVPDERPVIAGVFYNRLQRNMRLESCATIQFLLGTPRTLLYADLEIVSPYNTYRNLGLPPGPIANPGLAAIRAALEPAPTAYLFFVARRDGTHIFSPTYEQHQAAIRQARR